A stretch of DNA from Chitinivibrionales bacterium:
AGAAATGGATGGAACGATGTTATGAATCATCTCTATAAAAGCAAAGGTTTTCGAAATAAATGGGGACAGGAAAGCATGCGGCTACTAAGATTTTACGGACAAAAACCGGCAGAGTTCAGAGATTTCATATTTAAATATCATATGCAGCATACGCTTTATCTGGCAGTTCCTGTGGTGCTTTTGGTTATTGTTTCTATTGTCCTCTTTTTAAGGTTGCCATGACATCCAAACTTGTACTACATATTTGTTGTGCTCCCGATGAAGCATGGGTTGTGCAGTCGTTGCATGATTCATATGAACTCTATTGTTATTTCAGCAATCCGAACATTCAACCCGAATCCGAATACACCAGACGACTTACTGAGGCTTCGCATATTGCAAAGCATTATAACGTACCATTCAGTTCAGAACCCTATAATTCATCTATATGGACAACAGCCACCAGGCAGTATTATGACACTCCGGAAGGTGGAGAGCGTTGTTTTCAGTGTTTTCTCCTCCGTTTTCGGGATACTGCGCGATTTTGCAGAAAAATAGGATGGCCCGCTTTTACTACGGTCATGAGTATCAGCCCTCACAAAAAAATCGATATGCTCAACAAGGCAGGAAAAATTGCCGCGGAGGAATTCGACATTGCTTATGTGCCGTTTAATTTCAAGAAAAAGGACGGTTTTAAAAAGAGCATAATTCTCAGTCAGGAATTGGGATTATACCGGCAGGATTATTGTGGATGTATATTAAGCAAAAGAGAAAGAGATCTGCGTCGGAGCTAAATCCCCGACATGGATGTCAATTCTGCCGGAAACATATGTAACAGACAGCCGTATCTTTTATTCTCAGTTGCTTTTACAGCCGTATTGCAGCAAAAACAAAAGCCGCAATCATAAAGGCAAGCATGGCTCCTGCAACTATTATATCGACATTCTCCCAGAAATGCATATTTTTCTCCTTAATATTAATAAAGCCGTCATGATGCGATTCTTTCTTCTATCTTATCGATTAATCTGTATCCCTGCTTATTCAATCTTTTAATGCATTTAACCATTTTATCAACATCCATACTCCCTACTCAAGCGGGTCTATCGTATATGCTTTTAATGTTTTAAAGAAGCGAAAAGTGTGCCACTTGCAGAGGATTTTGGCAAAGCGTTTTTACAAATAAGACGGTTTGAAAAGAAATGCCGGTTCCAGGGCAGGAATCGTTGATTTTGAAAGGCAAAGGAATTTATATTTAAAGATTCGGGGTGTAGCGCAGCCTGGTAGCGCACTTGAATGGGGTTCAAGTGGTCGCTGGTTCAAATCCAGTCACCCCGATTAAGAAAAGTCGTCTGCTTTCAGTCAGGCGGCTTTTCTTATTTAATCATATTTATCCATCGAAAGTATATAACAAATCGGGTCCAGTTCGTTTGTAACCATAGGGCTGAATTCCACTCCCCACTTACAGAGATTGTCAACCTTGTTGATCCATTTGATCTCCCCATTCACCATTGTTTCTCCAATGGGCGTTTTAATTGTTATGTTGAGTGAGTTCCCGGTCTTGAAATCGGCATTTTCGGCTACATTGATCATTTGAAACTGGGCTCCTGTTCTGGACACATTTGTCATAATTGCATAGAAATCCAGTCCCTTGTAATTAAATGTTGTTAAACAATATTCGGAAACACGTCTCGCCCCTCGAGACTTGAATTTTGGTGCTTGAAAACCGCTTCCCATAAAAGCCTCACCCGATAATGTTGTTTCGTTTCTTTATTATATCTTTATAAAAAGCAAATTATATACCAGAGGTTACGGTATTATTACATGAGCGTTATTCATTAATTATATATACCTGGACTGTGATGGTTGCGGCTGAGAACTAATTTCGATTGAACCGGGTGACAGTATTGAAGGTGCCCTCTATAAACCATTTCCATCGCATTGAAATGGGTTACTGAAGCATACCGAACCTTATGCCGTTGACTTTCAACCGATAAAAGCTGCTCCGATTACACCAGCAGAATCACCGAGCTGATTTTTAACAATTGGAGTATCCATGCTGTCACTGAAAACAAATTTGTTTGTCTGTTCAACACCGATTGTATAGAGCTCATCAAAATTCGAAACCCCACCGCCAAGAACTATAATATCGGGATCCAGAATATTAATAACATTAGCTAATGCTCTTCCAAAATGCAAAAAGAATTCCCGCATAAAACTGTTCACTTCAGGCACATTATCATGATATTTTTTTATTATGTCCTTGAAATCAAGCCTGGTGCCGAATCTCGCTTTATACCGCCTTTCCACTCCGCCGCCGCTGATAAGAGTTTCTACACAGCCTCGTGATCCACACCAGCATTCGGGCCCATCCGGATCAATAGCCATATGCCCCCATTCTCCGGAGATGGCTTGTAAGCCGGTAATGAGATTCCCGTGATGGACAATTCCACCACCACATCCAGTCCCCATAATGACACCAAACACGAGCTCATTGCCGATTACAGCGCCCATCCTCGCTTCTGCAAGAGCAAAGCAATTGGCATCATTTTGTACCTTTACATTAATCCCCAGAAGCTCTTTAAGATCTTCCTTGATCGGCTTACCGTTCAGGCAGGCGGTATTGGAATTTTTCAGGAGTCCGCTTTTCCTGGAGATCGCACCGGGTGTTCCGATGCCAAGGGTATGTTCCCTGTTATCGATCCGGGAACACATAAGCTCATAGAGGTGCCGGATATTGGTGAGAATATGATTGTAGCCATACTCCTGTTCGGTCGGGATACGCTTTCGAAACAGGGCGTTATCCCTCTCGTCAAGTATGATTCCTTCTATTTTCGTACCGCCCAGGTCTATTCCCAGTTTGTACACCGGAAACCTCCTTTTAATTCGGGCAATGTGAAGTATCGAAACAATGAATCATAAATTTAATTTTTAGCAGCGGGAAACTCAGTACAAATACCGGGTCGAATCGATACAGAGGATATCAATCTGAAATCCGGTATTTTATTACATTAGGGCCTTGGTCTTTTGCTGTATACATAAGACCGTCCGCCGCTCTTATCATTTCATCAATAGTCGTAGGCGCCGAAAAAAAGGTCACCACTCCTATAGAAAAAGTAATCGGCCATTTTTCGAGTTTAACTGTATTAACACAGCTTTTCTGCAATTTGGATACCGCAGCTTCAGCCTGTTCGGGCCCTGTTTGTGGAAGCAGAATCGCAAACTCATCACCAGCGATCCGTGAGACCGTATCAAAGGACCGGCAATTCCTTAAGAGCGCCTGAGCAACTCTTCTCAAAACGGCATTGCCGATGCTGTGCCCAAGCTCTTCATTGACTTTCTTGAGATTATTTACTCCCATATATGCAATACTCAATGGATTTTTAAATCGCCGGGACCGGTTGATTTCCTCGGCGGCCTGCTCAGAAAAACCTACCCCATTCATTATCCCGGTAAGTGCATCGATACGGGAAAGCTCCTCTTCCTTTACAAGAGAATGACGAACTCCGGAAAGGAAAAGACTCGTCAGCGAAAAAAAGAGCAGACGGGTAATCATGTTCCAGAATGGATAAAAGGCCCCTCCATAATCATGCCCCGCGGTTTTATCTGCAATAAGCCAAATGATCGCACTGAATGCTGCAAGAGTGAATCCCTGCCAACGCCCGATAAACCATGCTACAAGCAATACCGGTATAAGATAGATAAGAGAAAAATCAAATCTATATCCGGTCAAATAATCCACGAATCCCAGAACCACGACTAGAATAAAAGCCGAAAAGGTCATGAGAATTCCGGATGTTGTATGACGCTTTTCTTCATGAATAGTATTCATGAAAATCCCCCTTGGATTCATCTTCAGCTTTT
This window harbors:
- a CDS encoding ROK family protein, coding for MYKLGIDLGGTKIEGIILDERDNALFRKRIPTEQEYGYNHILTNIRHLYELMCSRIDNREHTLGIGTPGAISRKSGLLKNSNTACLNGKPIKEDLKELLGINVKVQNDANCFALAEARMGAVIGNELVFGVIMGTGCGGGIVHHGNLITGLQAISGEWGHMAIDPDGPECWCGSRGCVETLISGGGVERRYKARFGTRLDFKDIIKKYHDNVPEVNSFMREFFLHFGRALANVINILDPDIIVLGGGVSNFDELYTIGVEQTNKFVFSDSMDTPIVKNQLGDSAGVIGAAFIG
- a CDS encoding diguanylate cyclase, which gives rise to MNPRGIFMNTIHEEKRHTTSGILMTFSAFILVVVLGFVDYLTGYRFDFSLIYLIPVLLVAWFIGRWQGFTLAAFSAIIWLIADKTAGHDYGGAFYPFWNMITRLLFFSLTSLFLSGVRHSLVKEEELSRIDALTGIMNGVGFSEQAAEEINRSRRFKNPLSIAYMGVNNLKKVNEELGHSIGNAVLRRVAQALLRNCRSFDTVSRIAGDEFAILLPQTGPEQAEAAVSKLQKSCVNTVKLEKWPITFSIGVVTFFSAPTTIDEMIRAADGLMYTAKDQGPNVIKYRISD